Below is a genomic region from Anoxybacillus flavithermus.
ATGTACGTCGATGAAAATATGTGGATTCGCGAAGGAGAAATTAAAGAAATTCCGGGAACGAACGGAAAATATTTTTTAGAAAATAAAAAGTTTATTTTTGAAGTGTATGAGAAAGGAAAAGAGAAAGAAGCGTTTCAAGCGGCGATTGATCGCGTCGGTAACGGAATGATGGCGAAAAACTATCAAACGGACGTCGTATTGTACGAGCGTATCGGTCCTGTCATTTCGGGCGAAGAGCCGAAGCTTAAAAAAATAAAAAGCTTTTCGATTCGTGTCAACGAACCGTTAAAACATGATCATTACGCATTATATCAAGTTGATTTTAAGCTAGATGAATTAAAAAGCATGTCGTTTCGTTTGACAGATAAACAAACGAACAAATCGTTTGGCACGATTACGATTGATTTAATTCAACCTGAAAAAGAATATGATCTTGGTAATGGGTATAAAGTTCAACTATTAAGCTATTTTCCAGATTTTTATTTTGATGAAAACGGCAATCCAAATACGCGTTCGAAAGTTCCAAACAATCCAGCGTTCGTATTTAAAATGTTTGCTCCAGATCGTCCAAAAGGCGAAGTGAGCTTTACTGCCATTCGTCAAACGATTGAACCGCTCGGCGACAACAAGTATAAAATGGCGTTTGCAGGAATTGAAACGCGAAACGTATCAGCATTAACGGTGCGACGCGATTTCACACTTTGGATTTTAGGCGTTGGTGGCGCAATTTTTATGATCGGCCTTATTCAAGGAATGTATTGGAATCATCGCCGCGTATGGATTCGCCGAATGAACGAAGAAGTGCTTATTGCTGCGCATACGAATAAAAACTGGTTTGGACTGAAAAAAGAGCTTGAAAGCATATTTCATGATACACCGTTTGTCATGCCGATCGATCAAACGGACAAGCGGTCATAGGGGGGAACATCGTGGTTCAACTAAGTAGTACGTTACTATATATAGCATTTGTTCTTTATTTAATTGCGACACTTTTCTTTGGTGGCGCGATTCGTGTCAAAAAGAAAGAAGGACTTGATCGTTGGGCGATGCTTGGTATCGTTGTGACGATCATCGGTTTTGTTGCCCAGCTCGGTTATTTTATTACGCGCTGGATCGCCGCTGGCCATGCGCCTGTCAGCAATTTGTTTGAATTTACAACGTTTTTCGGCATGATGCTCGTTGGCGCGTTTATCGTCATTTATTTTATTTATAAAACGAGTTTACTCGGTTTATTCACTTTGCCGATTGCTGTTTTAGTCATTGCTTACGCGAGCATGTTTCCGCGTGAAATTTCTCCACTCATTCCAGCTTTGCAAAGCGATTGGTTGCATATTCATGTGACGACAGCAGCAGCTGGAGAAGCGATTTTAGCGATTAGTTTTGCCGCGGGACTCATTTATTTAATTCGCGTTGTCGATCAATCAAAATCGAGCAAGCGCACGTTTTGGCTTGAATTCGTATTATTTTTCTTAATTAGCACGCTTGGTTTTGTTATCGTGACAACGTCGTTTCGTGTGGCGGGCTATGAAGCAACGTTTGAATGGATCGATAAAAATGGAAAACAAGATGAAATGGTATACCATATGCCTGCGCTTGTCGGTCCCCACGAAGGCGTGTTAAAAACGGATGGGCGCATGACACCGCTTGTTGACACGCCGGCTATCATTAATGCGCGGAAATTAAACACGGTCATTTGGTCTTTATTTGCTGGTCTTGCGTTATATGGCTTGCTTCGTCTTGTTTTACGCAAACGTATCGCAGCCGCATTACAACCGCTTGTGAAAAACGTCAATTTAGATTTAGTTGATGAAATCGGCTATCGTTCCGTAGCGATCGGTTTCCCAGTGTTTACGCTCGGTGCGCTTATTTTTGCAATGATTTGGGCGCAAATTGCATGGACGCGTTTTTGGGGATGGGATCCGAAAGAAGTATGGGCGCTTATTACATGGTTGTTTTATGCAGCGTTTTTACATTTACGTTTATCGAAAGGATGGCATGGTGAACGTTCCGCATGGCTTGCGGTCATCGGTTTTGCGATCATTATGTTTAACTTAGTAGCCGTTAACTTAGTCATTGCTGGCTTACACTCATATGCGGGATCTTAAAAACGCCTTCATTGCGAAGGCGCTTTTCTTATGAGAAGTAGAAAAAAGTTTGGCGGTTTTGTACAATAGTGATTGAGGAGGTATGACATCATGGAGAAGGAAGTTAAAATTTTAGTTGTTGATGATGAAGAACGAATTCGCCGCTTGCTTCGCATGTATTTAGAACGTGAGCAATACGTCATTGATGAGGCGGAAAATGGCGAGGAGGCGCTAGCGTTAGCGCTTGAAAATGATTATGACTTAATTTTGCTTGACTTGATGTTACCAGGAAAAGATGGCATTGAAGTATGTAAACAATTGCGTGAGAAAAAAGCGACGCCAGTCATTATGTTGACGGCAAAAGGAGAAGAAGCGAACCGCGTGCAAGGATTTGAAGCAGGAACGGACGATTATATCGTCAAGCCGTTCAGTCCACGTGAAGTCGTGCTTCGTGTGAAAGCGTTGCTTCGTCGCACAGCTAACTCTCCATATGTACCGACGGATACGACTGCGCGGGATGTGCTTGTTTTTCCACATTTAACGATTGATCATGATGCGCATCGCGTAACAGCGGATGGACATGAAGTCAGTTTAACTCCGAAAGAGTATGAGTTGCTTCACTTTTTAGCGAAATCGCCAGATAAAGTGTTTGACCGTGAACAGTTGTTAAAAGAAGTGTGGCATTATGAATTTTTTGGCGACTTGCGCACGGTTGATACACATGTCAAACGGTTGCGTGAAAAACTAAATAAAGTGTCGCCAGCTGCAGCGAAAATGATCGTCACCGTTTGGGGTGTCGGGTATAAATTTGAGGTCGTGAATGAATGATGGCGCTATGGCGTAGTGTCGTTGGTAAGCTATGGCTGACGATTTTGTTGCTCGTTGCTT
It encodes:
- a CDS encoding cytochrome C biogenesis protein; protein product: MEQVKCECGHVNPIGTVLCEACGKPFEEVPTLLDMRYEGSARRSQTYNKTIIDKIWNFFSSVKVGVWLIVITLIASAIGTIYPQQMYIPPTVSPAEYYEQQYGWLGKWYYALGFHDLYSSWWYMLLIALIGVSLVICSLDRVVPLYRALNNQRVTRNEQFLQRQRLFSRSQVTNDEEALPSVMDKLTKRGYRVREENGNILAEKGRFSRWGPYVNHIGLIIFLIGAMLRFVPGMYVDENMWIREGEIKEIPGTNGKYFLENKKFIFEVYEKGKEKEAFQAAIDRVGNGMMAKNYQTDVVLYERIGPVISGEEPKLKKIKSFSIRVNEPLKHDHYALYQVDFKLDELKSMSFRLTDKQTNKSFGTITIDLIQPEKEYDLGNGYKVQLLSYFPDFYFDENGNPNTRSKVPNNPAFVFKMFAPDRPKGEVSFTAIRQTIEPLGDNKYKMAFAGIETRNVSALTVRRDFTLWILGVGGAIFMIGLIQGMYWNHRRVWIRRMNEEVLIAAHTNKNWFGLKKELESIFHDTPFVMPIDQTDKRS
- a CDS encoding c-type cytochrome biogenesis protein CcsB; the encoded protein is MVQLSSTLLYIAFVLYLIATLFFGGAIRVKKKEGLDRWAMLGIVVTIIGFVAQLGYFITRWIAAGHAPVSNLFEFTTFFGMMLVGAFIVIYFIYKTSLLGLFTLPIAVLVIAYASMFPREISPLIPALQSDWLHIHVTTAAAGEAILAISFAAGLIYLIRVVDQSKSSKRTFWLEFVLFFLISTLGFVIVTTSFRVAGYEATFEWIDKNGKQDEMVYHMPALVGPHEGVLKTDGRMTPLVDTPAIINARKLNTVIWSLFAGLALYGLLRLVLRKRIAAALQPLVKNVNLDLVDEIGYRSVAIGFPVFTLGALIFAMIWAQIAWTRFWGWDPKEVWALITWLFYAAFLHLRLSKGWHGERSAWLAVIGFAIIMFNLVAVNLVIAGLHSYAGS
- a CDS encoding DNA-binding response regulator; amino-acid sequence: MEKEVKILVVDDEERIRRLLRMYLEREQYVIDEAENGEEALALALENDYDLILLDLMLPGKDGIEVCKQLREKKATPVIMLTAKGEEANRVQGFEAGTDDYIVKPFSPREVVLRVKALLRRTANSPYVPTDTTARDVLVFPHLTIDHDAHRVTADGHEVSLTPKEYELLHFLAKSPDKVFDREQLLKEVWHYEFFGDLRTVDTHVKRLREKLNKVSPAAAKMIVTVWGVGYKFEVVNE